The Aspergillus nidulans FGSC A4 chromosome VIII genome contains the following window.
GCTGtcatttctttctctaaaATGTCTTGACCAACAGTTATTTACTGTTATTCGTGTACAGTAGCTTAGAATTCGCGTGCTTAGCACATATAGTACAATATATTGATTGCTGAATTTCTAGCTTTAAAGGGTGCTTAGAACTTGAACCTTGAACCAGTCATCCAGCAGCGGAACCACCCGCTGTGCTGTAACCTAGGCCTGGCTCTTTGGAGCCTGTTGCTGTGGAGGTCCAGTCGTGACTGGCCCGGTCCAACTCCCGACGCGTCAAATTGAAGCCGCAACGCGTCTTTTGACAACCGCATGCTTATGCATGATTCAGTACATAGATACAGAGAAAATCAAGGTAAATAACCATCTACACTTAAGTAGCCATCTGTGCgggcaaggaagctgacaTTCAAGAATTAGAACCATGTCTGAGGATCCGCTCATCGCACCAATTTCAGCTTTTGTAACGAAATGCATGAAAGATTACGATCCAAGCCATAATCCAGCGCATATCAATCGCGTTGTGAATCTTGCATTGCGAATCCTCCAGTCTGAAGAGGCCAAAACGCCCAAGCCCATAGACAAACTCACCGTCCACCTTGCGGCCCTACTGCACGATATCAGCGACAGGAAGTATCTTCCCCAAGATTCAGAGCAGGACGCAAATACAATCCCCCCGCACAAACTAGTCGAGtatatcctcctcaagcaTGGCGCTGATGCGACCCTGGCCCAGCGCGTACAAACGATTGTTTCGCATGTCTCGTATACGACGGAGTGTAAAGACCCGTCAGCTATAAGGCGGTTGATTAAGGATGAAGGGCTGGTTGAGCTGGCGATTGTGCAGGATGCAGATCGGCTGGATGCGCTGGGCGCTATTGGGATCGGACGGTGCTTTACGTTCTTGGGTGCGAAAGGAAGGGATATGTTaaaggagggtgaggagtGGGAAATGGAGAATTCGATAAGGCATTTTGGCGAGAAATTGGAAAGATTGGAGGGAATGATGAAGACGGAGACagggaagaagatggctAGGTCCAGGACGGAGAGGCTGGTGGAATTTCGAAggtggtgggaggaggagattgggGATATTTCTTCTAACTGAGATTGCGTGGACTATTCTCGTCTATTCTCACAGGTATGTAGATAACATGCGCaccaaagaaaacaaaatgaATGTAGAGCTCGTCAGGCCAGTGTTGAACGAAACAGCGCTGTCGTGCAGATTAGAGTATGAAATTCCATGTGAACAGCGATGGATGACGTTTAGATAAAAAGGAGACCATAATAAAAAACCAACCCCAACGCCAACCAATATAAGTGTCTAAAATTGCGTAGAACCAATGCCACCTCAGCGAGTGATATATGCATACACTGTGGTTAAGGATCAGACCCGGTCAACGGCAAAGTCCAAAACCTCACAGTCGTCTTCGAAGAatccatcctcgccgccagcCTGGAACGGTGACGaatgtttcttcttccgtcGTGTGGTGATTACCACTTCCTCCACGTTCCCAGTGCTGTTTCCCATGCTGATCGTATTCACGATACCTCCACCTGGCCCCTGTTGAAGTTCATGCATAGCAAcgtcaccttcatcctcgctacTGATGCTGACACGGCGAACATGTAGCTTGGACATGCCCATACTTCCGCCAAATACCCACTGGCCTCCTGGCGTCGCAGTGGTTGAGCCATCCGCCTCACCCGTTTCAGAGTAAGTAAACAGACTAACTCTCTGGTCAGTGTGGAAGGGTTGATATGGTGCGTTGGTTTCAAGCTCTGCCTGGGAAAGCGGCTGGCACTTGAGCTTTGATGACGCGGAGGGTCGTGCAGTTGCGGACGGAAGAGTCAAAGATGCACAAACCATCAATTCTGGATTGAAACTGCTGATTCCCATAGGGCCGCAGGAGCTGGACAGATTCGCAGGCAGCCGAAATTCAACTTCCTTGCTTCCAACAACTAGCTGCGGTTGCCGTGATCTATTGGGCAGCATGGACCGCTTGATCCTGTACAATCGGAAGTAGCCATTTGCTACAAGAGCCAAGAATGGCTGACCCTTGTGAAGGACCCAAGTGACCCGCGATGCAGCGGGCTCGCGTGTAAACCCAGAAATATGAAGCCGGTTCTCACCAACATGACGCAGAGTATTTACCGTGCCACTAGCGGCAGCTCCCATTGACTTGCTgagaccagcagcaacagctttcCCGCCTATGCCCGCAGCGGTCGGGATCGTAAAGCCATTCATCGCAGGAAATGCCGCCCCAGCTGATGGGGCTCGGCCTCTAACAGCTTCAAAGATAGGCTGTGTCTTGCCACCCACAAGCTTGATGGCGGTTGATAGGGGATTCGCATTTGTCGTGCGCATGGTTAATTCCTCAGAGCCAACGTCTTTTGGCGATTGTCTACCTCGCGTTGGCCGAGCCCTGCGGAAAGGAGGCCATTGAAAAGCAGTTCGCGGGAGGTCGAAGACATGTACTGTGCCTTTGAGGGTAATCACGGCCAGACGATCACCAGAAGGCGGACACCATATTACATCCACGATATGCGACTCTGTCAACCGTGAGTACCGTGCGACCTGACGCACACTCGCGGATACTGTAGCCGAGTCCTCGGTCAAGAAAAGCCCAGCGCGACAGTGCTTCGCCTGCATGAGATCCCATATATATTGAACATCCCCTTTCTTGCTCGCTGTGAGGAGCATGAGGCCACTAGGAGAGAAGGACAAAAAGCTGCAGCCATTCGGTACTTGGAATGTGGCAACAGGGCTGAACATGATTGCGCTCTTCGAGTCTCCACCTTcgtcaagcttcttcagatcgAGGATTGATACAAGATCTGGTTCGGCTGGAGAAGTGTTCTGTGTGTCTTGAGCATGGGTTGGAGGAAAGATGCTGTATCCTTGCGGAAAGTCCATTGCTTGGGAGCGGCGCTGCTGGGAATTTTGCTGCTGATCCTTGTTCCAATAACTATTCCAGGCCTGCAAGCCCTGATCGCTCATCCAGCGAGCTCCTCGCACGAACTCCTGCGTAACACCCCTAGCAACTTTGTCCAGAAAGCTTTCGCCCTCACCGACATCAGTTACGCAGGTAGTCGCTGGTCGGGAAGGGGGACTACGAGTCTCCAGACCGAAGATTTTCCCTTTCACCAAAGGCGCTGGTACTGTTCCTCCCAGAGATGCTCGATATGTAGATGACGGCGGTACGATAGCTAACCATCTTCCGTTCAATGCAACAATTGGATTATCAGCTTTGGCAGTTCCGTGAGGTGAGTCATTTCGAGACCCATCCGGATCCGTTGAACTCGAAGATGTCGAGTAGCGTCTTGCTTCCCTCGACTGAATACTAGTCCAGGTCTTCCCTAGGCACTGGTATCCATTAATATTATAAATGTAGATTTCGCCACTGATACCAGATCCTAGGATAAGGTAGCTGCCACTTGTAAAGAGCCTCAAATTCCCGATTGGAGATGGCGCCAAATTCGCAAGTCCAGGGAGGTTCTCAAAGCACGGGCTAGGCTTCGTTGTGAAGAGGGTTGAAATGTGATCTCCAGTTCTAAGAGAGTATACCTCAACCCTTGTTTGGTAGAACCGTGTGTCATCTCTGATCTGACGCCTATCAGCACTAGAATACCGTCCTCCGGTGGGGAGGTCATTCGATTCAGAGCCATTAGAAGACACATGACCCTCGTCGTCGGATGGAATACAAGGGCCATGAAGGATGATAGCGACATGCGGCCGGGATCCCGAAGCTAAGTTGTCACCTGCAAGTATTTTCGCTTCAACGACCCGGCCATTCAGTCCATTCAACCTTCCAATAGGGCGTGCCTTGCGATCTTCAATAGTCAAAACCTCCAGCGTACCATCGCTAccaacaagaagaacggTGCCGCCCATGCGTGAAGACTTAAACGGTGGGCTCGAGATGGTGTCGAATGCGCAGAATGAATACTGCGAGTCCGTTGGCGTTCGACTTTGGCCGGAGAGCGATGGAATGTCGATGTCAGGGGCTCGGTAGAAGTGAGGCTGCGGTAAATGAGGGGGAGGTATCCGGTCACTGAAGGGAATGTTGGCAGATTGACTCTTATGTCTATCAGCAGACTGCTGCCGAGAGAAGGCGCCGCTTGAATATCCATTCCCGTAGCTCATAGGCCTTGTTCTGGGTGGCGGAGAGGCGGAAGACGGATGGCTGAAACCGCCTTTATCCTGGCTCGTCAGAAAACCACCAAAGGGGGATCCGCTGACGAAGTCATCTTCATAACCATCTTTCGGGGGACTCTTTCCAAACGGGATGGATTTGGCCCAGTTATTTGTGCGATAGGCGAAGTCTTGCTCAGGGGTATCTCTAAGCGAACCCAGAGCATCGAGAACAGGTGATGCGATAGTAGTGGGCTCGGTCTGCGGTTCAGGAGGCAAATCAGGATAAGATGATGGTTCGGCCTGCGAGGGTGAGGATCCTTCTATCCTGAAAGCCATGGGTTTAGTCTCCATGCCCTGAATCTGAGCTGTCGTACTCACAAATCGTCCACGGGGACCCTTGAAGTCACCTTGGCACCcttgtttttctttccctttttcttgctctttccCCCAGTCTCATTATCTGGCTTGGCGGGGATTGTGTCTTCCACGGGGCCTATGTCGCCCGGTAACCGGCTCTGCTGGCGAGACAAGTCGTCCGAAGCTGCCGGGAGCATTAAAAGGATGAGCTGCCTCAGCGAGGCAGGGCGGGATTAGTAAGAACAGCCGCCCTCAAGACCTTTTACGAGGCCTGAGAACGGAAAGTCGAAGTATGGTCAGCGTTCTAGAGCTCTGCGCTTGACGGTCCCTGGTTGTAGTCTACCTATGTCGACAAGCTGTCAGCATGAGTCCCCAAGCATCAACACCGCCGCCGGGTCTTCCAGGGGCCTCTTACAGTCTTATCCCAGCGAGACGCAATAATCTACTATTTCAACGCTGAAGATGGTATGGATGTATGGTTGAGAAGAGGCGTCGAGATAGCACGGTATCTCGACGGGGAACTCTGATACAGTACGCGTCGATCTGGGTAACGGGGACTGGGTCGGAAGCACAGCTTAAACCGGCGAGTCCACGTTAAGAGACAAGACGGAATGTAGCCACCAGGGAGTAGGTCTTTCCAAAATTTGCAAGTCGAGCAGGGCAGTACAACAGCGA
Protein-coding sequences here:
- a CDS encoding HD domain-containing protein (transcript_id=CADANIAT00002428) codes for the protein MSEDPLIAPISAFVTKCMKDYDPSHNPAHINRVVNLALRILQSEEAKTPKPIDKLTVHLAALLHDISDRKYLPQDSEQDANTIPPHKLVEYILLKHGADATLAQRVQTIVSHVSYTTECKDPSAIRRLIKDEGLVELAIVQDADRLDALGAIGIGRCFTFLGAKGRDMLKEGEEWEMENSIRHFGEKLERLEGMMKTETGKKMARSRTERLVEFRRWWEEEIGDISSN
- a CDS encoding uncharacterized protein (transcript_id=CADANIAT00002429); translation: MLPAASDDLSRQQSRLPGDIGPVEDTIPAKPDNETGGKSKKKGKKNKGAKVTSRVPVDDLIEGSSPSQAEPSSYPDLPPEPQTEPTTIASPVLDALGSLRDTPEQDFAYRTNNWAKSIPFGKSPPKDGYEDDFVSGSPFGGFLTSQDKGGFSHPSSASPPPRTRPMSYGNGYSSGAFSRQQSADRHKSQSANIPFSDRIPPPHLPQPHFYRAPDIDIPSLSGQSRTPTDSQYSFCAFDTISSPPFKSSRMGGTVLLVGSDGTLEVLTIEDRKARPIGRLNGLNGRVVEAKILAGDNLASGSRPHVAIILHGPCIPSDDEGHVSSNGSESNDLPTGGRYSSADRRQIRDDTRFYQTRVEVYSLRTGDHISTLFTTKPSPCFENLPGLANLAPSPIGNLRLFTSGSYLILGSGISGEIYIYNINGYQCLGKTWTSIQSREARRYSTSSSSTDPDGSRNDSPHGTAKADNPIVALNGRWLAIVPPSSTYRASLGGTVPAPLVKGKIFGLETRSPPSRPATTCVTDVGEGESFLDKVARGVTQEFVRGARWMSDQGLQAWNSYWNKDQQQNSQQRRSQAMDFPQGYSIFPPTHAQDTQNTSPAEPDLVSILDLKKLDEGGDSKSAIMFSPVATFQVPNGCSFLSFSPSGLMLLTASKKGDVQYIWDLMQAKHCRAGLFLTEDSATVSASVRQVARYSRLTESHIVDVIWCPPSGDRLAVITLKGTVHVFDLPRTAFQWPPFRRARPTRGRQSPKDVGSEELTMRTTNANPLSTAIKLVGGKTQPIFEAVRGRAPSAGAAFPAMNGFTIPTAAGIGGKAVAAGLSKSMGAAASGTVNTLRHVGENRLHISGFTREPAASRVTWVLHKGQPFLALVANGYFRLYRIKRSMLPNRSRQPQLVVGSKEVEFRLPANLSSSCGPMGISSFNPELMVCASLTLPSATARPSASSKLKCQPLSQAELETNAPYQPFHTDQRVSLFTYSETGEADGSTTATPGGQWVFGGSMGMSKLHVRRVSISSEDEGDVAMHELQQGPGGGIVNTISMGNSTGNVEEVVITTRRKKKHSSPFQAGGEDGFFEDDCEVLDFAVDRV